A genomic stretch from Hymenobacter psoromatis includes:
- a CDS encoding histidinol dehydrogenase → MQIFHNPARAQWSALQQRPLAGSNDAILARAGEIFDDVARRGDDALRDYAAQLDGVPALANLRVSAEELAAGAAQVPAGLQAAIRQAIKNITTFHAAQQPPAVEAEVETMPGVRCWRRSVAVPRVGLYVPGGSAPLFSTLLMLGIPAKLAGCREIVLCTPPGRGDGRIAPAILFAAQELGLTTIIKAGGAQAVAALTLGTASVPAVDKIFGPGNRYVTAAKQLAAQRGVAIDMPAGPSEVLVIADASANPAFVAADLLSQAEHGPDSQVVLLTDSEALLNEVVTELERQLPRLPRAEIARQALTESRGLLLPDMSTMLEFSNQYAPEHLILAVAAPETLAADIYNAGSVFMGHLTPEAVGDYASGTNHTLPTGGYARAYSGVSLDSFYKKITFQQLAPAGLLALAPVVEPMAQAEGLHAHAHAVALRREHLTATN, encoded by the coding sequence ATGCAGATTTTCCACAATCCCGCCCGTGCCCAGTGGTCGGCGCTCCAGCAGCGCCCGCTGGCAGGTAGCAATGACGCCATCCTGGCCCGCGCCGGCGAAATTTTCGACGACGTGGCCCGGCGCGGTGACGACGCCCTGCGCGACTACGCCGCCCAGCTCGACGGCGTGCCCGCGCTGGCCAACCTGCGCGTGAGCGCCGAGGAGCTGGCCGCCGGGGCGGCCCAGGTGCCCGCCGGGTTGCAAGCGGCCATCCGGCAGGCCATTAAGAACATCACCACATTCCACGCCGCCCAGCAGCCGCCGGCCGTGGAGGCGGAGGTCGAAACCATGCCCGGCGTGCGCTGCTGGCGTCGCAGCGTGGCCGTGCCGCGGGTGGGCTTGTACGTGCCCGGCGGCTCGGCCCCGCTGTTCTCCACCTTATTAATGCTGGGCATCCCGGCTAAGCTGGCGGGCTGCCGCGAGATTGTGCTCTGCACGCCGCCCGGCCGGGGCGATGGTCGCATTGCGCCGGCCATTCTCTTCGCTGCTCAGGAGCTAGGTCTGACGACTATTATCAAAGCCGGTGGGGCGCAGGCTGTGGCCGCGCTTACGCTGGGCACCGCCTCGGTGCCGGCCGTGGACAAGATTTTCGGTCCTGGCAATCGCTACGTCACGGCTGCCAAGCAGCTGGCCGCCCAGCGGGGGGTAGCGATTGATATGCCCGCCGGTCCCTCGGAGGTATTGGTTATTGCCGATGCCAGCGCCAACCCCGCTTTCGTGGCGGCCGACCTGCTCTCGCAGGCCGAGCACGGCCCCGACTCGCAGGTGGTGCTGCTCACCGATTCGGAAGCGCTCCTAAACGAGGTCGTGACGGAATTAGAGCGCCAGCTGCCGCGGCTGCCCCGCGCCGAAATTGCCCGCCAGGCCCTCACCGAGAGCCGGGGCCTGCTGCTGCCGGATATGTCCACTATGCTGGAGTTCAGCAATCAGTATGCCCCCGAGCACCTTATTCTGGCCGTAGCCGCGCCCGAAACGCTGGCCGCCGATATCTACAACGCGGGCTCGGTCTTTATGGGCCACCTCACGCCCGAGGCGGTGGGCGACTACGCTTCCGGCACCAACCATACGCTGCCGACGGGCGGCTACGCCCGCGCCTACAGCGGCGTGTCGCTCGATTCGTTTTACAAGAAAATCACCTTCCAGCAGCTTGCCCCCGCCGGCCTCCTCGCCCTGGCCCCGGTAGTAGAGCCAATGGCCCAGGCTGAGGGCCTGCACGCCCACGCCCACGCCGTGGCCCTGCGCCGGGAGCACCTAACGGCCACCAACTAG
- a CDS encoding bifunctional imidazole glycerol-phosphate dehydratase/histidinol phosphatase (catalyzes the formation of 3-(imidazol-4-yl)-2-oxopropyl phosphate from D-ethythro-1-(imidazol-4-yl)glycerol 3-phosphate and histidinol from histidinol phosphate): MKVLFIDRDGTILIEPPTDYQIDAWHKFDFVPGAIMALAQLARDGEYELVLVTNQDGLGTESYPEDTFWPYQQKMLDILKGEGVEFSEILIDRSFAHDPAPTRKPGTALLTRYLDPANGYDLAHSYVIGDRSTDVQLAENLGCRAILFHAEADERAALSTTDWAAVYEHLRRPPRRAHLMRNTNETRIEVILNLDGTGHTDCKTGLGFYDHMLDQLGKHSGCDLYVRTHGDLHIDEHHTVEDTAIAIGAAYDEAIGDKRGVNRYGFLLPMDDALAQAAIDFSGRPWLVWAADFRRERVGDVPTELFYHFFKSFSDAARCNLNIKCEGDNEHHKIEAIFKAVAKSIKMALVRDPAGQHVIPSTKGIL, from the coding sequence ATGAAAGTTTTGTTTATTGACCGCGACGGTACCATCCTCATCGAGCCGCCGACCGACTACCAGATTGATGCCTGGCATAAGTTCGACTTCGTGCCGGGGGCCATCATGGCCCTGGCTCAACTGGCCCGCGACGGCGAGTACGAATTAGTACTAGTTACCAATCAGGATGGCCTCGGCACCGAGAGTTACCCCGAGGATACCTTCTGGCCCTACCAGCAAAAGATGCTGGACATCCTGAAAGGGGAGGGGGTCGAGTTCAGCGAGATTCTCATCGACCGCAGCTTTGCCCACGACCCGGCCCCGACGCGCAAGCCCGGCACGGCGCTGCTCACCCGCTACCTCGACCCGGCCAACGGCTACGACCTGGCGCACTCCTACGTTATTGGCGACCGTAGCACCGATGTGCAGCTGGCCGAGAACCTGGGCTGCCGCGCCATCCTGTTCCACGCCGAGGCCGACGAGCGCGCCGCGCTCAGCACCACCGACTGGGCCGCCGTGTACGAGCACCTGCGCCGCCCGCCGCGCCGGGCCCACCTCATGCGCAACACCAACGAAACGCGCATCGAAGTTATTCTCAACCTCGACGGCACCGGCCACACCGATTGCAAAACGGGCCTGGGTTTCTACGACCACATGCTTGACCAATTGGGTAAGCACAGCGGCTGCGACCTCTACGTGCGTACCCACGGCGACCTGCACATCGACGAACACCATACCGTGGAAGACACGGCCATCGCCATTGGGGCGGCCTACGACGAGGCCATCGGCGACAAGCGCGGCGTGAACCGCTACGGCTTTTTGCTGCCTATGGATGATGCGCTGGCCCAGGCCGCCATCGACTTTTCGGGCCGGCCCTGGCTGGTGTGGGCGGCTGACTTCCGGCGTGAGCGGGTGGGGGACGTGCCCACCGAGCTGTTTTACCATTTCTTCAAAAGCTTCTCCGACGCGGCTCGCTGCAACCTTAACATTAAGTGTGAGGGCGACAACGAGCACCACAAAATCGAGGCGATTTTCAAGGCCGTAGCTAAGTCCATTAAGATGGCCCTGGTGCGCGACCCGGCCGGGCAGCATGTGATACCCAGCACGAAAGGCATTCTGTAA
- a CDS encoding imidazole glycerol phosphate synthase cyclase subunit (catalyzes the conversion of 5-[(5-phospho-1-deoxyribulos-1-ylamino)methylideneamino]-1-(5-phosphoribosyl)imidazole-4-carboxamideand glutamine to imidazole-glycerol phosphate, 5-aminoimidazol-4-carboxamideribonucleotide and glutamate; the HisF subunit acts as a cyclase) produces the protein MLTKRLIACLDVQNGRTVKGTNFVNLRDAGDPVALAARYAQEGIDELVLLDITATVEKRRTLIELVRNVAREVNIPFTVGGGIGAVADVEALLLSGADKVSLNSSVLREPGLIDELARRFGSQCIVVAVDARQTNETAAHAADEAWEVFTHGGRHPAGREALAWCREAAERGAGEILLTSMSHDGTRDGYALGLTRGVAAGVGIPVIASGGAGAAPHFRDVLLPGGADAALAASVFHFGDLSVAGLKNYLLTEGVAMRPVG, from the coding sequence ATGCTGACCAAACGCCTCATTGCCTGCCTCGACGTGCAGAACGGCCGCACTGTGAAAGGCACCAACTTCGTAAACCTGCGCGATGCCGGCGACCCCGTAGCCCTGGCCGCGCGCTACGCTCAGGAGGGCATCGACGAGCTGGTGCTGCTCGACATCACGGCCACCGTGGAGAAGCGCCGCACCCTCATCGAGCTGGTGCGCAATGTGGCCCGCGAGGTCAATATTCCCTTCACCGTAGGCGGAGGCATCGGGGCGGTGGCCGACGTGGAGGCGCTCTTATTAAGCGGAGCCGACAAGGTCAGCCTCAACTCCTCGGTGCTGCGTGAGCCCGGCCTCATTGATGAACTGGCCCGCCGCTTCGGCAGCCAGTGCATCGTTGTGGCCGTGGATGCCCGCCAGACCAACGAAACCGCCGCCCATGCGGCCGATGAGGCCTGGGAAGTCTTTACCCACGGCGGCCGCCACCCCGCCGGCCGCGAGGCCCTGGCCTGGTGCCGCGAGGCCGCCGAGCGCGGCGCGGGCGAAATCCTGCTCACCAGCATGAGCCACGACGGCACCCGCGACGGCTACGCCCTGGGCCTGACGCGCGGTGTGGCAGCGGGGGTAGGGATACCGGTCATTGCCTCGGGCGGAGCCGGGGCGGCTCCGCACTTTCGCGATGTGCTGCTGCCCGGCGGGGCCGATGCTGCGCTGGCGGCCAGCGTCTTTCACTTCGGCGACCTCTCGGTGGCTGGCCTCAAAAATTATCTCCTGACCGAAGGCGTCGCTATGCGCCCGGTGGGGTAG
- a CDS encoding ATP phosphoribosyltransferase has protein sequence MLRLAIQKSGRLSEDSLQLIRECGISFVSSSYKLKVEASNFPLEILYLRDDDIPGYVQDGVADLGIVGQNVLVEAGCAALEVEALGFSKCRLSLAVPRGADYNSVADLQGKSIATSYPKLLGDYLAGQGVQAHLHTISGSVEIAPSIGLAEAICDIVSSGSTLLGNGLREVETIFRSEAVLIAAPNLNPEKQELLDQLRFRMQAVRRAQRSKYIVLNAPVAALDAVKALLPGIKSPTVTPLAEEGWVSVQSVVEEDKFWHIAGELQAIGAEGILVLAIEKRVG, from the coding sequence ATGCTTCGTTTAGCCATTCAAAAGTCCGGCCGCTTGTCGGAGGACTCCCTTCAGCTCATCCGCGAGTGCGGCATCAGCTTCGTCTCGTCCTCTTATAAGCTCAAGGTGGAGGCCAGCAATTTTCCGCTGGAAATCCTCTATCTGCGCGACGACGACATTCCCGGCTACGTGCAGGACGGCGTGGCCGACCTGGGCATCGTGGGCCAGAACGTGCTGGTGGAAGCCGGCTGCGCCGCCCTCGAAGTCGAAGCCCTGGGCTTCAGCAAGTGCCGCCTGAGCTTGGCCGTGCCCCGCGGGGCCGACTACAACTCGGTGGCCGACCTGCAGGGCAAGAGCATTGCCACGTCCTACCCCAAGCTGCTCGGCGACTACCTGGCCGGCCAGGGCGTGCAGGCCCACCTGCACACCATCAGCGGCTCGGTGGAAATCGCGCCCAGCATTGGACTGGCCGAGGCCATCTGCGACATCGTGAGCAGCGGCTCGACCTTGCTCGGCAACGGCCTGCGCGAAGTCGAGACCATCTTCCGCTCCGAGGCCGTGCTCATCGCCGCCCCCAACCTGAACCCCGAAAAGCAGGAGCTGCTCGACCAGCTGCGCTTTCGGATGCAGGCCGTGCGCCGCGCCCAGCGCTCGAAGTACATCGTGCTTAATGCCCCCGTGGCCGCCCTCGACGCGGTGAAGGCCCTGCTGCCCGGCATCAAGTCGCCCACCGTGACGCCCCTGGCCGAAGAAGGCTGGGTATCGGTGCAGTCGGTAGTGGAGGAAGACAAGTTCTGGCACATCGCCGGCGAGCTGCAGGCCATCGGGGCCGAAGGCATTCTGGTGCTGGCGATTGAGAAGCGGGTAGGGTAG
- a CDS encoding 1-(5-phosphoribosyl)-5-[(5-phosphoribosylamino)methylideneamino]imidazole-4-carboxamide isomerase produces MNIIPAIDLINGSCVRLTGGDFARQTTYAADPLAQAQYFEQLGATHLHLVDLDGARAREPRQLPVLERIARHTKLHIDFGGGIQTTAAAEAAFAAGAAQLTAGSIAAREPVLVGEWLARFGAQRIIIGADFKGDFIAVSAWTEQSTQRLPDFIGAYLVAGATTFICTDVSRDGQLQGPATATYAALRQQFPAARFVASGGVTTVADVAAMRVLGMDGVIIGKAIYEGKINESELKVALRVQ; encoded by the coding sequence ATGAATATAATACCCGCTATCGACCTCATTAACGGTTCGTGCGTGCGCCTGACGGGCGGCGACTTTGCCCGCCAGACCACCTACGCCGCCGACCCGCTGGCGCAGGCTCAATACTTCGAGCAGCTGGGCGCTACCCACCTGCACCTGGTTGACCTCGACGGGGCTCGCGCCCGCGAGCCGCGCCAGCTGCCGGTGCTAGAGCGCATTGCCCGCCACACGAAGCTGCACATTGACTTCGGTGGGGGCATTCAGACCACGGCAGCGGCCGAGGCGGCGTTTGCGGCCGGAGCGGCGCAGCTCACGGCCGGCAGCATAGCGGCCCGCGAGCCGGTGCTGGTGGGGGAGTGGCTGGCCCGGTTCGGGGCGCAGCGCATCATTATCGGGGCCGATTTCAAGGGTGACTTCATTGCCGTGAGCGCCTGGACCGAGCAGAGCACCCAGCGCCTGCCCGACTTCATCGGGGCCTACCTGGTGGCTGGGGCCACCACTTTCATCTGCACCGATGTGAGCCGCGACGGTCAGCTGCAAGGTCCCGCCACCGCTACCTACGCCGCCCTGCGGCAGCAGTTTCCGGCGGCGCGGTTCGTGGCCAGTGGCGGCGTCACGACCGTGGCCGATGTGGCCGCGATGCGAGTGCTGGGCATGGACGGGGTCATCATCGGCAAGGCCATTTATGAGGGTAAGATAAACGAAAGTGAGTTGAAAGTCGCATTACGAGTTCAATAA
- a CDS encoding bifunctional phosphoribosyl-AMP cyclohydrolase/phosphoribosyl-ATP diphosphatase (catalyzes the formation of 1-(5-phosphoribosyl)-AMP from 1-(5-phosphoribosyl)-ATP and the subsequent formation of 1-(5-phosphoribosyl)-5-((5-phosphoribosylamino)methylideneamino)imidazole-4-carboxamide from 1-(5-phosphoribosyl)-AMP in histidine biosynthesis): protein MNMELDFNKMPDQLVPAIVQDAATGQVLMLGYFNAEAWQRTQAEGRVTFFSRSKQRLWTKGETSGNFLQVVSLHIDCDQDTVLVLARPDGPTCHRGTTSCFEALLTERGGVGTSTDAALPTPPVGFLAELDRLIERRQQFPQEEPGSYTVRLFEKGLARIAQKVGEEAVETVIDAMAGNRVGLAGEAADLVYHLLVLLRVSGSSLDEMLAVLRQRHQTIGAGQRRPLPE from the coding sequence ATGAATATGGAGTTAGATTTTAATAAAATGCCCGACCAGCTCGTTCCCGCCATCGTGCAGGATGCGGCCACGGGCCAGGTGCTCATGCTGGGCTATTTTAATGCCGAAGCCTGGCAGCGCACCCAGGCTGAGGGCCGGGTCACGTTCTTCTCGCGTTCCAAGCAGCGCCTCTGGACCAAGGGCGAAACCAGCGGCAACTTCCTGCAGGTAGTTAGCCTGCACATCGACTGCGACCAGGATACGGTATTAGTATTGGCCCGGCCCGACGGCCCGACCTGCCACCGGGGTACCACCAGCTGCTTTGAGGCGTTGCTCACCGAAAGGGGGGGGGTAGGCACCAGCACCGATGCCGCGTTGCCTACCCCCCCGGTTGGCTTCCTGGCCGAGTTGGACCGCCTCATCGAGCGTCGGCAGCAGTTTCCGCAGGAGGAACCGGGCTCTTACACCGTTCGCCTGTTTGAAAAAGGCCTGGCCCGGATTGCGCAAAAAGTAGGGGAGGAGGCCGTGGAAACCGTTATTGACGCGATGGCGGGCAACCGCGTCGGTCTGGCGGGCGAGGCAGCCGATTTGGTCTATCACTTGCTGGTGCTGTTGCGGGTTAGCGGCTCGTCGCTCGATGAGATGCTGGCGGTGTTGCGCCAGCGCCACCAGACTATCGGGGCGGGCCAGCGTCGGCCACTGCCCGAATAG
- the hisH gene encoding imidazole glycerol phosphate synthase, glutamine amidotransferase subunit (with HisF IGPS catalyzes the conversion of phosphoribulosyl-formimino-5-aminoimidazole-4-carboxamide ribonucleotide phosphate and glutamine to imidazole-glycerol phosphate, 5-aminoimidazol-4-carboxamide ribonucleotide, and glutamate in histidine biosynthesis; the HisH subunit provides the glutamine amidotransferase activity that produces the ammonia necessary to HisF for the synthesis of imidazole-glycerol phosphate and 5-aminoimidazol-4-carboxamide ribonucleotide): MNIAVIDYQGGNVQSVLFALERLGMNATLTSDPNVIRQADRVLFPGEGEASSAMRALRAAGLDKVLPTLTQPFLGICLGMQLLGCHSQEGPAGGTELLGMLPFEVVRFTPPDAAHKVPHMGWNDLHDLQTPLFENLGGVGAVRAEVAPTAADYVYFVHSYYAPVGDYTIAQASYPAGVPFSAAVRYRNFYGVQFHVEKSGPVGEQILKNFLAAGLT, translated from the coding sequence ATGAATATTGCTGTTATCGATTACCAGGGTGGCAACGTGCAGTCCGTGCTGTTTGCGCTGGAGCGCCTAGGTATGAACGCTACGCTGACCTCCGACCCCAACGTAATTCGCCAGGCCGACCGGGTGCTGTTTCCAGGTGAGGGCGAGGCCAGTTCGGCCATGCGGGCGCTACGCGCCGCTGGCCTTGACAAGGTACTGCCTACGCTCACGCAACCGTTCCTGGGTATCTGCCTCGGCATGCAGCTGCTGGGCTGCCACAGCCAGGAAGGCCCGGCCGGGGGCACCGAATTACTGGGGATGCTGCCCTTTGAGGTAGTGCGCTTCACGCCGCCCGATGCCGCGCACAAAGTGCCTCATATGGGCTGGAATGACCTCCACGACTTACAAACGCCGCTGTTTGAGAATTTGGGAGGGGTAGGAGCCGTCCGGGCTGAAGTAGCTCCCACGGCCGCCGACTACGTGTACTTCGTGCATAGCTACTATGCGCCGGTGGGCGACTATACTATTGCCCAGGCCAGTTACCCGGCCGGGGTGCCGTTCAGCGCCGCCGTGCGCTACCGTAACTTCTACGGCGTACAGTTTCACGTGGAGAAGAGCGGCCCGGTGGGCGAGCAGATTTTGAAGAACTTTCTAGCCGCTGGCCTTACCTAG
- a CDS encoding histidinol-phosphate transaminase translates to MTLESLIRPNIRAMKPYSSARDEFQGAAQVMLDANENSLGSAGPARFNRYPDPQQRAVKAELAKLKGVGPAQIFLGNGSDEAIDLLVRLTCTPGGADSILLLPPTYGMYEVAANLNDVRIERRPLTANFQLSPEIVAGVLASPAKLVFLCSPNNPTGNLLHAEAIEEILRGFAGLVVVDEAYADFAAAPSWTTRLAEFPNLVVLQTFSKAWGLAGLRLGMAFASPEIISYLNKIKPPYNISEATQQHALAALAAAPHFESLRQQLLTGRDWLAGRLPALPLVAEVFPSDANFLLVRFHPDATAVYEYLLSRGIVVRNRTTQPGCAGTLRLTVGSPEENEKLLAALREFTAA, encoded by the coding sequence ATGACCTTAGAATCCCTTATTCGCCCCAATATCCGGGCCATGAAGCCGTACTCGTCGGCCCGCGACGAGTTTCAGGGCGCGGCCCAGGTGATGCTGGATGCCAACGAGAACAGCCTCGGCAGCGCCGGCCCCGCGCGCTTCAACCGCTACCCCGACCCGCAACAGCGCGCCGTTAAGGCCGAATTGGCGAAATTGAAGGGGGTAGGGCCGGCGCAGATTTTTCTGGGCAATGGCTCCGACGAGGCCATTGACCTGCTGGTGCGCCTCACCTGCACGCCGGGCGGCGCGGACAGCATCCTGCTGCTACCCCCAACCTACGGCATGTACGAGGTAGCCGCCAACCTCAACGACGTGCGCATCGAGCGCCGGCCGCTCACGGCTAATTTTCAGCTCTCGCCCGAAATCGTGGCCGGCGTGCTGGCCTCCCCGGCCAAGCTGGTGTTCCTGTGCTCGCCCAATAACCCCACCGGCAACCTGCTCCACGCCGAGGCTATCGAGGAAATTCTGCGCGGTTTCGCCGGTCTGGTGGTGGTGGATGAGGCTTACGCCGACTTCGCCGCCGCCCCGAGCTGGACGACGCGCCTGGCTGAATTCCCCAACTTGGTGGTGCTCCAAACCTTTTCCAAGGCCTGGGGCCTGGCCGGCCTGCGCCTGGGCATGGCCTTCGCCTCGCCCGAAATAATCAGCTACCTCAACAAAATCAAGCCCCCTTATAATATCTCGGAGGCCACCCAGCAGCACGCGCTGGCCGCCCTGGCGGCGGCCCCGCACTTCGAGAGCTTGCGCCAGCAGCTGCTCACCGGCCGCGACTGGCTGGCCGGGCGCCTGCCCGCGTTGCCCCTCGTGGCCGAGGTCTTCCCCTCCGATGCCAACTTCCTGCTGGTGCGCTTCCACCCCGATGCCACCGCCGTGTACGAGTACCTGCTGAGTCGCGGCATCGTAGTACGCAACCGCACCACCCAGCCCGGCTGCGCCGGTACGCTTCGCCTCACGGTGGGCTCGCCCGAGGAAAATGAAAAGCTGCTGGCGGCGCTGAGGGAATTCACAGCTGCGTAA